The genomic interval GGGAGATGCAAAATCCGGCAAGTAATGTCAGGAGCAGCAGAAACCTCGGTTTTTCAATGCGTTTTACTCCTGATCTCGGTGTGGGGGGCTCAGGGGGAGGAGTTGGTTTTGGCCATGAGGATCTGGGGAGTGTTGTGTTTGATGAAGGAGATGTGGATGAACATCCGCGTCCTGTGTCAAGACCTGCCATTGTCTATCCAAGGCGCGCCAAAGATCTGGGTATAGAAGGTACGGTATCGGTTATAATGGTTGTAGACAGAGAGGGAAGGGTGAAGGATGTCACTGTGGAATCTTCTCCCCACATTTTGTTAACCAGAGCAGTCGAGCAGTCAGTCCGGCGATGGAGATTTGAACCCGCTCGTTATCAGGGTGTACCGGTGCAGGTAAGGACAAGGCAGGAATTATCGTTCAGGTTAGATCAATGAAAAAGGGAAACTTACATACAGTTTTTGCTGTGTTGCTTCTTTTCTGTGGGAATATTCATGCGCAGAACGCAGGATTTCTGTCCCGGGGAAATGAGTATTATGGCAATAGTGATTATGAAAAGGCAATAACTGCTTATGGCCGGGCTATTGAGGAAGATGAAAATCCTGCTATGGCCTGGTTTAACAAGGGTAATGCTCATTATCAGATGGGCAATATGCATAAGGCAGTCTCTTGTTATCAAATGGCTACATTGGAAGCACCCGATTTCTTGCGTG from Chitinispirillum alkaliphilum carries:
- a CDS encoding transport protein TonB, with translation MVLKNYLKIQGIKITCMAVALSASFLLFSVLPFTRTLIDIDSERKADAPRSVPVVMQRIVEQRELSDQPMRQVREMQNPASNVRSSRNLGFSMRFTPDLGVGGSGGGVGFGHEDLGSVVFDEGDVDEHPRPVSRPAIVYPRRAKDLGIEGTVSVIMVVDREGRVKDVTVESSPHILLTRAVEQSVRRWRFEPARYQGVPVQVRTRQELSFRLDQ